A genomic region of Dreissena polymorpha isolate Duluth1 chromosome 4, UMN_Dpol_1.0, whole genome shotgun sequence contains the following coding sequences:
- the LOC127877174 gene encoding ovostatin-like isoform X1 has translation MVDFHPPSVTPDNSLVYQSADLKGSRKVDVSVSGSGCALVQVTMKYSVYNTGPAFGLVVGVFKSKTNRNNCALRTLEVCASYLKDGISNMVISEIKMPTGWVPVKQSLRELASSGDIQKFEVDEDFVEHYFDELSKQKKCVTFEVEQVIEMNPKAARVQVYDYYETSKILSA, from the exons ATGGTGGATTTTCATCCACCCAG CGTTACCCCTGACAACAGTCTGGTCTACCAGTCAGCTGATCTCAAAGGAAGCAGAAAGGTGGACGTCTCAGTATCTGGTTCAGGCTGTGCTTTAGTTCAG GTCACCATGAAATACAGTGTCTACAATACTGGTCCTGCATTTGGTCTAGTTGTGGGAGTGTTTAAGTCCAAGACCAACAGGAATAACTGTGCTCTTCGCACCCTGGAGGTCTGTGCAAG TTATTTGAAGGACGGAATATCCAACATGGTTATTTCTGAGATTAAAATGCCAACTGGCTGGGTTCCCGTCAAGCAGTCGTTACGAGAG ctTGCATCATCTGGAGACATACAGAAGTTTGAAGTTGATGAAGACTTTGTTGAACATTATTTTGATGAG TTAAGCAAACAAAAGAAATGTGTCACATTTGAGGTTGAACAAGTCATTGAAATGAACCCCAAAGCGGCCAGAGTGCAGGTGTACGACTATTATGAAACCAGTAAGATTCTCTCAGCATAG
- the LOC127877174 gene encoding uncharacterized protein LOC127877174 isoform X2, with protein sequence MDCSIVQCMENSVDSEESVKMSCPSCPDRDISIAEMTELVCERNISSVLKAVVGREGIYPIKIMADLRPKKKIILDSFVKYQLGSDCSCPILQMKESNALIFREKGYNKEDIDFSAQDTVLPFSEKLENNVRNLASREHLCAKLDRLRRSKSSESDRMMKQLLRKVGILP encoded by the exons ATGGACTGTTCCATTGTGCAATGCATGGAGAATTCTGTCGATTCTGAGGAATCTGTCAAGATG AGCTGCCCATCCTGTCCAGACAGGGATATCTCTATTGCTGAAATGACTGAACTAGTCTGTGAGCGGAACATTTCATCAG TGCTCAAGGCAGTCGTAGGCAGAGAGGGAATATATCCTATTAAAATCATGGCAGACTTGAGGCCCAAGAAAAAGATAATTCTGGATTCGTTTGTTAAGTACCAACTTGGATCAGACTGTTCATGTCCTATTCTGCAAATGAAAG AAAGCAATGCACTGATTTTCCGTGAAAAAGGTTACAATAAAGAGGATATCGATTTCTCGGCTCAAGATACAGTACTTCCTTTCTCGGAGAAATTGGAAAATAACGTTCGAAACCTGGCATCAAGGGAACACCTGTGTGCAAAGCTAGATCGGTTAAGACGTTCCAAGTCTTCAGAAAGTGACCGAATGATGAAACAACTTCTTCGTAAAGTTGGCATTCTGCCGTAA